In one window of Lewinella sp. 4G2 DNA:
- a CDS encoding choice-of-anchor L domain-containing protein, whose amino-acid sequence MKILFGVLLLVFTATVWGQEGFAKDLAKMQAAEFWGVPYVKANASIKSVGFDTEISTDLDEMLDSLFRGKSCFERSGVALRGQDRTIGGGMQIAQTGTFTGGADVIGLDRGIMLTTGFTFLAPGPNSPLPASGSSPAATQVVDADVAALLGAGTPYFDAAILEFTFTPTTDSISFDYVFFSEEYCSGINNAFGSDVFAVILDGPEGRSNIATLENGDLVSPFNLNHVKTPQLYVDNTPPGSVDDCAGGPIDPAQLAAINYNGFSKPLRAKAKVTPCATYTIKIIVADAIDAQLDSGVFLKLGSLTKDLIEKPVVTPLPNLSSVALREGCDTAFITFNRLFNEAEDLAKDQLVNFSFAGGGGDLSMATPGLDYLAPASPVTIPAGATSITIALPILSDALAEGQEALIIDYDGLCNCSSGADTLYLEDTAPLSISLDGPTSVCVGTTAMVRANAAGGDGNYTFNWPDGLDGDTRNFTVVGVDTTLEVSVTDGCGGMTMARITIDNGGTTASFGAGPYSLCGRSSVSIPLSFTGTAPYLVSVRQELAGTATTMVYSISNDTSFVFTQPGSITLLSVTDANGCTGSDLGSPISIIDEPVQFTQLITEPTCAGSADGAITIVPSASGPGNLVYSWSDGGPNSRERTGLPAGNYSVTVSTASDASCFKVEQFSLNDPDPILERRRIVTAQDCRAGGSIEVAYQGGRGALAYAWSNGATTADIDNLPAGNYGLTVTDTAGCVATETFLVTDLRSTPDATISATGLELNCARPSVQLSAPAAAPDLVYAWTNSAGSTLSTTSDLNTSIAGEFFLTVQDTTNGCSSTQSVIITQSPNVFSIELPAERTLTCRQPTTTLVPTLIAGVDFEWYLDGALISRADSLVDLNIPGEYELRATRQSDGCESIATTTLLDGTALPMVAATNPLVSKDCRSETVTLATVGAGPYAYRWTNGAGAVINGESEPSLDVAVAGQYVAVVTDTITGCSANLSFTVTDDGPTVTPDAGPDVAFDCAAAGTRLEGSTTENLRGTEYRWTNLAGNELANGRSFVTEEPGTYVLETIHPISGCSSFDTVTVIDDGPTAAEFAILGGPCPEVGGELSLLNVSGGTAPYEISSVDGFTDAGGSTLQRLPAGPVSVFITDARGCELDTLVTVPEPSIFTGTAPNLTVRFGEEVSLGASTNRDSSILQYRWTNLPDTLACTNCTEPKLRPLSSFTALVEVTDDAGCQVQIRQQVFVEKRDLIYLPTAFSPADGNGVNDVYVVFGDAEFVDRVRQFVIYDRWGNKVFDRTDFAVNDQTQGWNGETADGQAYPTGVYAYAVEVVLFDGTVELLKGSFTLLR is encoded by the coding sequence ATGAAAATTCTCTTCGGCGTGCTACTGCTGGTGTTCACTGCCACCGTTTGGGGTCAGGAGGGGTTTGCTAAAGACCTAGCTAAAATGCAGGCTGCCGAGTTCTGGGGCGTACCCTACGTCAAGGCGAACGCGTCAATAAAGTCGGTCGGTTTTGACACTGAAATCAGCACTGACTTGGATGAGATGCTGGATTCCCTATTCCGGGGAAAATCTTGCTTTGAGCGCAGTGGCGTGGCGCTTCGCGGTCAGGACCGCACCATCGGCGGGGGAATGCAGATAGCCCAGACGGGTACCTTTACCGGTGGCGCCGACGTGATCGGGTTGGACCGGGGTATAATGCTCACAACGGGATTTACCTTTTTGGCTCCCGGGCCGAATTCACCACTGCCCGCAAGTGGATCTTCGCCAGCGGCCACACAAGTTGTAGATGCCGACGTAGCGGCCCTTCTTGGTGCGGGAACGCCTTATTTCGATGCCGCGATTCTTGAATTCACTTTTACGCCGACAACGGATAGCATCAGTTTTGATTACGTTTTCTTTTCCGAAGAGTACTGTAGTGGCATCAATAATGCGTTTGGCAGTGACGTATTCGCCGTCATTCTCGACGGGCCGGAGGGCAGATCAAATATCGCTACGCTGGAGAATGGAGACTTGGTCTCTCCATTTAACCTCAACCACGTGAAGACCCCGCAACTCTACGTGGATAACACGCCGCCTGGAAGTGTGGACGATTGTGCGGGTGGACCCATCGATCCCGCCCAACTGGCCGCCATCAACTACAATGGGTTCTCGAAACCACTGCGCGCTAAGGCAAAAGTGACTCCCTGCGCCACCTACACGATTAAGATTATCGTAGCGGATGCGATTGATGCGCAGTTGGATTCAGGCGTATTCCTGAAACTCGGCAGTCTTACTAAAGACCTCATCGAAAAACCGGTCGTCACGCCGTTACCAAACTTGAGTAGCGTAGCGCTGCGTGAGGGCTGTGATACCGCATTCATCACCTTCAACAGATTATTTAACGAGGCTGAGGATCTTGCAAAGGACCAATTGGTCAACTTCAGTTTCGCCGGCGGCGGAGGCGATCTATCAATGGCTACTCCAGGCCTTGATTACCTGGCACCGGCCAGCCCGGTGACCATTCCCGCCGGGGCGACCAGTATCACCATCGCCCTACCCATCCTTTCCGATGCACTTGCAGAAGGCCAGGAAGCGCTGATCATTGACTACGACGGACTGTGCAACTGCTCTTCTGGTGCCGATACGCTTTACTTGGAAGACACTGCACCGCTTTCCATCAGTCTGGACGGGCCGACATCCGTTTGTGTAGGGACTACGGCCATGGTTCGTGCCAATGCAGCCGGAGGTGACGGCAATTATACCTTCAACTGGCCGGACGGACTGGATGGAGATACCCGTAACTTTACGGTGGTGGGCGTCGACACAACGCTAGAGGTGAGCGTGACGGACGGGTGTGGAGGAATGACAATGGCACGCATAACGATCGACAACGGTGGTACCACCGCATCATTCGGCGCAGGGCCGTATTCACTTTGCGGCAGGTCGTCAGTAAGTATTCCACTTTCATTTACGGGGACCGCGCCTTACTTGGTATCCGTCAGGCAGGAACTAGCCGGTACCGCCACCACCATGGTTTATTCAATTAGTAATGACACCAGCTTCGTATTTACGCAGCCCGGGAGCATCACGCTACTGAGCGTCACGGATGCGAATGGTTGCACGGGGAGCGATCTCGGCAGCCCGATCTCAATCATCGATGAACCGGTTCAGTTTACTCAGCTGATTACTGAGCCTACCTGTGCCGGTAGTGCTGACGGTGCAATCACAATTGTACCTAGCGCCAGCGGCCCGGGAAATCTGGTTTACTCCTGGTCTGATGGCGGTCCGAACTCTCGTGAACGGACGGGTTTGCCCGCAGGTAACTACTCCGTTACGGTCTCCACGGCTAGCGACGCCAGCTGCTTCAAAGTCGAGCAATTTTCCCTTAATGACCCCGACCCGATTCTCGAGCGCCGCCGCATCGTAACCGCTCAGGATTGCCGGGCCGGCGGAAGCATCGAGGTAGCCTATCAGGGGGGGCGCGGCGCATTAGCCTACGCCTGGAGTAACGGGGCGACTACGGCCGACATCGATAACCTCCCTGCGGGCAACTACGGGCTGACCGTCACGGATACTGCTGGGTGCGTGGCCACCGAAACTTTTCTCGTTACGGATCTCCGCTCTACCCCGGACGCCACCATTTCTGCTACAGGATTGGAACTGAATTGTGCGCGGCCTTCCGTCCAACTCTCTGCACCTGCGGCAGCGCCAGATCTTGTTTACGCCTGGACCAATAGCGCCGGGTCTACGCTTAGCACGACTTCAGATCTCAACACCTCGATAGCAGGAGAATTCTTCCTCACCGTTCAGGATACGACAAATGGCTGTAGTAGTACGCAATCCGTAATAATCACCCAGAGTCCGAACGTTTTCAGTATCGAGCTGCCCGCAGAACGGACGTTAACCTGTCGCCAACCCACCACAACTTTGGTACCGACGCTTATCGCCGGGGTCGACTTTGAATGGTACCTGGATGGGGCGCTCATCAGCCGCGCTGATTCCCTCGTGGATCTCAACATACCTGGCGAGTACGAGCTTAGAGCAACGCGCCAGAGTGATGGCTGTGAAAGCATCGCTACCACTACCTTACTTGATGGAACGGCATTACCGATGGTTGCTGCAACTAACCCGTTAGTCAGTAAAGACTGCCGTAGTGAGACCGTGACATTGGCCACTGTTGGCGCGGGCCCTTATGCTTACCGCTGGACCAATGGTGCCGGCGCAGTAATTAATGGAGAGTCGGAGCCTTCGCTGGACGTGGCCGTTGCCGGCCAGTACGTAGCCGTCGTCACCGACACAATCACCGGTTGCTCAGCTAATCTGTCGTTCACCGTAACCGATGACGGCCCCACCGTTACACCGGACGCTGGCCCGGACGTAGCATTTGATTGCGCTGCCGCAGGTACCAGGTTGGAGGGATCCACCACCGAGAACCTGAGGGGCACCGAATACCGCTGGACAAACCTTGCGGGAAATGAGCTAGCTAACGGCCGTAGTTTCGTTACGGAGGAACCGGGTACGTACGTACTTGAAACGATCCACCCCATATCTGGCTGCAGCAGTTTTGATACCGTCACGGTAATTGATGACGGGCCTACGGCGGCTGAATTCGCAATTTTGGGAGGGCCCTGCCCTGAAGTTGGTGGCGAGCTAAGCTTGCTGAACGTAAGCGGCGGAACAGCGCCCTACGAGATTAGCAGTGTTGATGGGTTTACGGACGCAGGAGGCAGCACCTTACAAAGACTCCCCGCCGGGCCAGTTTCCGTCTTCATTACGGACGCCCGGGGCTGTGAATTGGATACCCTAGTCACGGTGCCAGAACCAAGCATATTCACCGGAACGGCGCCCAACCTTACCGTTCGCTTTGGGGAAGAAGTAAGCCTGGGCGCGAGCACCAATCGCGACTCGAGCATCCTACAGTATCGCTGGACCAACCTGCCAGACACCCTGGCGTGTACGAATTGTACGGAACCAAAACTGCGGCCACTGTCTTCCTTCACCGCACTGGTGGAGGTGACGGATGACGCGGGCTGTCAGGTCCAGATCCGACAGCAAGTATTCGTGGAAAAACGGGACCTGATTTACCTGCCCACGGCCTTCAGCCCGGCGGATGGCAACGGAGTCAACGATGTCTACGTCGTCTTCGGCGACGCTGAATTTGTGGACCGGGTGCGCCAATTTGTTATTTACGACCGTTGGGGGAATAAGGTTTTCGACCGCACCGACTTCGCAGTCAATGATCAAACCCAGGGTTGGAACGGTGAAACTGCCGACGGCCAGGCCTACCCCACTGGTGTTTACGCTTACGCCGTCGAGGTAGTGCTATTTGATGGGACGGTGGAATTACTGAAGGGCAGCTTTACCCTCCTTCGCTGA
- a CDS encoding proprotein convertase P-domain-containing protein, with translation MTKRYFRIILALWLVTINYALSAQEFTIDQGGTVTTCEGFFFDAGGQAGRHGRNVGDPDVFTICPDGSTGSSIRVFFTAFAINGTFEAFNGPNTSSPVLVSFNEGDEVDAFEVRATASNASGCVTFRFESNSGPSELGWNSSITCVSNCQPIEASIINTIPSTTLVNGAAYIDACPGDLITLTGDAAYPENNAQYAQSNATSTFTWTFQDGTVTTGQTVQHEYREGGGYEIELTVTDRRGCKNSTRIIQRARIAPSPFFQFVTDLPSEICHGDDFTLDIDNGTNGTSTDVTPQVITFTPSQTFSELTLLPDGNGVTYSTPLDFTVFQTGQTLQEGDQILNICATMEHSYLGDLALWLECPDGSRLDLHRRRASDDDISRQVLGEGNRSTTTPDECATYCWTADAPRTMAQTVKEDNIARLQQVPPGDYAPDGSSFDDLIGCPLNGSWTLNILDGEPQDNGTICSWSIGFRADVFLGQPEFIFPVETVEILDNGDFLDYTTTRAELNSADPGPKKIRIGSEDSLMCAFDTTIVIDVLSPLDPSCSNCDFLDPFSMLDTSICPGDMLQFDFSTVISPDTLITYEAILQDEFSNAVNRNRANSYQSVIRVDDHNVEGPRSAATTIEAVCISLENNGDLQDITLEIENPSGSRVTLFTGAGGPGDDLRQTCFSPASSANIVAAGNPFTGTFAARDDWSQFDGEGINGDWTLHAWDADGNDVSQLARWSITLRHDWGLSYEWSPDPSLSCTDCPDPTVNTGTATDYELTIRSESGCEKTIPVSVNFNALDLGATAAIEMVDCNGGSDGSITVTISTPLPGVTYAWEDDMSISDLTRTNLAAGTYTLIATDADGCMEMLEYEVLEPVALSVSVDVDANVSCFAGMDGELTAVPAGGTAPYAAVWDDPAATDELSVDGLALGTYRVVITDANGCTASASGAVTQPDELIATATATPVICRGEANGTATVTTTGGTGDVTFLWSTGGNTATIADLGENTFTVTATDENGCTAMASTTVNEPDDPLTVTATQTASGCSGATSNEAIANVTGGAGSNSFLWSNGETGMTATMLPLGLASVTVTDAGGCARDASVLIGELDPITVAITDVAPSCNDRQDGSLTAMPSGGAGVVPTDFTYVWSNGETTQTISNLMGGRRYGVTVTGPSGCTGEATFDLAIPPPIVITSAGGRTSCFDTPDGSLTLDDITGPNGGPYDVLWSPEAGGSTDLTVTGLAAGDYRVTVTDPNGCLLDTFLTVTQPDSLEAAVVQTNVSCNGDTDGSLVSAPVGGTGPYQFAWSNGSTEAGIADLPIGDYTLSLTDASGCLTITPFTITEPDELLALPTADSVLCIGDPTGAIQVNSTGGTGPFLYSVEGRGINRNSEFFGFAAGEYQVGITDANGCTSEASILVPDGDVFEIDAGPDTSVIFGDSITLTPILNGGKGQIAFTVTPSSPTLQSCFDCPAPTLRPQFPVDVTYRAVDANGCVAEDVVSIEVPRIRNVAVPGGFSPDQNNVNDLLLVHGRPGTRVVLFQVYDRWANLLFEAENFFVNDPNVGWDGTQNDQPVNAGVYLYKLVVEYDDLSQETLSGQTTLIR, from the coding sequence ATGACTAAGCGTTACTTTCGAATTATCCTGGCTCTTTGGTTAGTGACTATTAATTATGCCCTGTCCGCCCAGGAGTTTACGATTGACCAGGGAGGCACCGTAACGACTTGTGAAGGATTCTTCTTCGATGCCGGTGGCCAGGCCGGTCGGCACGGTCGCAATGTGGGTGATCCCGATGTATTCACCATTTGCCCCGATGGCTCGACCGGGTCAAGTATCCGAGTTTTCTTTACCGCTTTCGCCATTAATGGAACCTTTGAAGCTTTTAACGGGCCTAATACTTCCTCACCCGTCCTAGTCTCCTTTAACGAAGGGGACGAAGTAGATGCCTTTGAAGTGCGGGCGACGGCCTCGAACGCTTCCGGTTGCGTAACCTTTCGGTTTGAAAGCAACAGCGGTCCCTCCGAGTTAGGTTGGAATTCCTCCATCACCTGTGTATCGAATTGCCAGCCAATTGAGGCGAGTATCATCAATACCATCCCCAGCACTACGCTCGTCAATGGAGCGGCCTACATCGACGCTTGCCCCGGTGATTTGATCACCCTTACTGGTGACGCTGCTTACCCTGAGAACAACGCCCAGTACGCCCAGAGCAACGCCACCTCAACCTTCACCTGGACGTTTCAAGACGGCACCGTAACAACCGGGCAAACCGTCCAGCACGAATACCGGGAGGGCGGCGGTTACGAGATTGAGCTCACCGTTACTGACCGCCGTGGGTGTAAGAACTCCACGCGGATCATCCAGCGCGCCCGTATTGCGCCTTCCCCTTTCTTTCAGTTCGTTACGGATCTGCCCTCAGAGATCTGCCACGGGGATGACTTCACTCTGGATATTGATAACGGTACCAATGGCACGTCTACCGACGTAACGCCTCAAGTCATCACCTTCACACCTAGCCAAACCTTTTCGGAATTGACCTTGCTGCCCGATGGTAATGGCGTAACCTACTCTACCCCGCTGGACTTTACGGTATTCCAGACTGGCCAGACCCTGCAGGAAGGAGACCAGATCCTTAACATCTGTGCAACGATGGAGCATAGCTACCTCGGTGATCTCGCCCTCTGGTTGGAGTGCCCCGATGGGTCGCGCCTCGATCTTCACCGCAGACGCGCCAGCGATGATGACATTAGCCGACAAGTGCTTGGAGAAGGTAACCGGTCCACTACCACACCGGACGAGTGCGCAACCTACTGCTGGACGGCGGACGCCCCCCGCACCATGGCCCAAACGGTGAAGGAGGACAACATTGCTCGTTTACAGCAAGTCCCTCCCGGCGATTACGCCCCCGATGGCAGTTCCTTTGACGATCTCATTGGCTGCCCACTGAATGGTTCCTGGACGCTGAATATCCTCGACGGCGAACCGCAGGATAATGGCACCATCTGCTCCTGGTCAATTGGCTTCCGCGCGGATGTATTCCTGGGCCAACCAGAGTTCATCTTCCCCGTAGAGACCGTCGAAATCCTGGACAATGGTGACTTTCTGGACTACACCACGACTCGAGCTGAGCTCAACTCGGCCGACCCCGGACCTAAGAAGATTCGGATTGGATCGGAAGATTCACTGATGTGCGCCTTTGATACAACGATAGTCATCGACGTGTTGTCGCCGCTGGATCCGTCGTGTTCGAACTGTGATTTTTTGGATCCTTTCTCGATGCTGGATACCTCCATCTGCCCGGGGGATATGCTCCAATTTGACTTTTCCACCGTTATTTCCCCCGATACGCTAATTACCTACGAAGCGATTTTGCAGGATGAATTCAGCAACGCCGTAAACCGCAATCGCGCAAATAGTTACCAAAGCGTGATTCGGGTGGATGACCACAATGTTGAAGGGCCTCGCAGTGCTGCAACCACCATTGAAGCGGTATGCATAAGCCTGGAAAACAACGGTGACCTCCAAGACATCACGCTGGAAATCGAGAATCCTTCTGGCTCTCGCGTCACCCTGTTCACCGGCGCCGGTGGCCCGGGGGACGATCTGCGACAGACCTGTTTCAGCCCCGCCTCTTCCGCCAATATCGTTGCGGCTGGCAACCCCTTTACGGGCACCTTTGCGGCCCGTGATGACTGGTCACAATTTGACGGCGAAGGCATTAATGGCGACTGGACACTACACGCCTGGGATGCCGATGGGAACGATGTTTCTCAACTCGCTCGTTGGTCCATCACTTTGCGCCATGACTGGGGACTGTCCTATGAATGGTCGCCTGACCCATCCCTCAGTTGTACGGATTGCCCTGACCCCACGGTCAACACCGGTACGGCTACGGACTACGAACTGACCATCCGCTCTGAATCAGGTTGTGAAAAGACCATTCCGGTGTCCGTCAACTTCAACGCGCTGGACCTGGGCGCCACTGCCGCCATCGAAATGGTGGACTGTAACGGCGGTAGTGACGGTAGCATCACGGTCACCATCAGCACTCCCCTGCCCGGCGTGACCTACGCCTGGGAGGACGATATGAGCATCAGTGATCTTACCCGTACGAACTTAGCAGCCGGCACCTACACCCTCATTGCGACGGACGCGGATGGTTGTATGGAAATGCTGGAATACGAAGTCCTGGAGCCAGTCGCCCTTAGCGTCAGCGTAGACGTAGATGCCAACGTCAGTTGCTTCGCGGGTATGGACGGCGAACTCACAGCCGTACCTGCCGGTGGCACTGCTCCTTACGCTGCCGTCTGGGATGACCCCGCCGCGACTGATGAGTTGAGCGTCGATGGATTAGCATTGGGCACCTACCGCGTTGTCATCACCGATGCAAATGGCTGTACCGCTTCCGCGTCAGGTGCCGTTACGCAGCCCGACGAGTTGATTGCCACGGCCACCGCTACCCCAGTTATCTGCCGGGGTGAGGCCAATGGCACCGCTACGGTCACCACGACTGGTGGAACCGGCGACGTCACCTTTCTCTGGAGCACTGGAGGGAACACGGCCACCATCGCCGATCTGGGAGAAAATACTTTCACGGTCACGGCCACCGACGAAAATGGCTGTACGGCAATGGCGAGTACGACGGTCAATGAGCCCGACGATCCGCTAACGGTCACGGCTACGCAAACCGCATCGGGTTGCTCCGGCGCGACGAGTAATGAAGCCATCGCCAATGTGACGGGGGGAGCGGGATCGAACTCCTTTCTCTGGAGCAACGGAGAGACCGGCATGACGGCCACCATGCTTCCCCTGGGCCTCGCATCCGTGACCGTTACCGATGCTGGCGGGTGCGCCCGCGATGCTTCCGTGTTAATTGGTGAGCTCGACCCAATTACCGTAGCCATTACCGATGTCGCCCCGTCATGTAATGACCGCCAGGACGGCAGCCTGACCGCCATGCCATCCGGTGGCGCCGGTGTAGTACCTACTGACTTCACCTACGTGTGGAGTAACGGAGAAACCACGCAGACAATTAGTAACCTAATGGGTGGCCGCAGGTACGGCGTCACGGTGACGGGCCCTTCCGGTTGTACGGGCGAAGCCACTTTTGATTTAGCCATCCCGCCACCCATCGTAATCACCTCCGCTGGGGGACGCACCAGTTGTTTCGACACGCCCGACGGTAGTCTCACCCTGGACGACATTACCGGGCCGAATGGTGGTCCGTACGACGTCCTTTGGAGCCCGGAGGCTGGCGGAAGCACTGACCTGACCGTGACCGGATTGGCTGCGGGAGATTATCGCGTAACCGTTACCGACCCCAACGGTTGTTTACTGGACACCTTCCTGACCGTCACGCAACCTGATTCTCTGGAAGCTGCGGTGGTGCAGACCAACGTCAGTTGCAATGGAGATACGGACGGCTCACTCGTATCAGCGCCCGTTGGGGGTACCGGTCCCTACCAGTTTGCTTGGTCAAATGGATCGACCGAGGCGGGGATTGCGGACCTGCCGATCGGCGACTATACCTTATCGCTTACGGACGCTAGTGGTTGCCTGACCATAACCCCGTTTACAATCACCGAACCAGACGAATTACTTGCCTTACCGACCGCTGATTCGGTCCTCTGTATTGGGGACCCGACCGGTGCCATCCAGGTGAATTCTACCGGTGGTACCGGGCCTTTCTTATACTCTGTCGAAGGGCGGGGCATTAACCGGAACAGCGAATTCTTCGGATTTGCGGCCGGTGAATACCAGGTCGGCATTACCGACGCCAATGGCTGTACAAGTGAAGCGTCCATCCTCGTGCCGGACGGAGATGTCTTTGAGATTGACGCTGGGCCGGACACATCCGTCATTTTTGGTGACAGCATCACTTTGACGCCGATTCTGAACGGTGGAAAAGGTCAGATCGCTTTTACCGTTACCCCTTCCTCCCCTACCCTGCAGAGTTGTTTCGACTGCCCTGCACCGACGCTGCGTCCACAATTCCCGGTTGACGTAACCTACCGTGCGGTAGACGCCAATGGTTGTGTAGCGGAGGACGTAGTAAGTATTGAGGTACCCCGCATCCGGAACGTGGCCGTTCCCGGAGGCTTTTCGCCTGACCAGAACAACGTTAATGATTTGCTGCTCGTACACGGCCGGCCGGGTACACGGGTAGTGCTCTTCCAGGTCTACGATCGCTGGGCCAATTTGCTATTCGAGGCGGAGAATTTCTTCGTGAACGATCCTAACGTAGGCTGGGATGGCACCCAAAATGACCAGCCAGTTAATGCTGGCGTGTATCTCTACAAGTTGGTCGTTGAATACGACGATCTTTCCCAGGAAACGCTATCCGGCCAAACCACTCTAATCCGCTAA
- a CDS encoding GyrI-like domain-containing protein: MVFTFATHQRNIRMLSYRSLIAGLVLLTLILGACKQEGTVVSEEVKVEGGDTTAQSLSLDFTEIELKDATYLVFRQELSLQDVPGFLAIEADSLNNKANRGGVKAAGPMTSLFYVWEPETGTADAAVALPVEKGTKLSPYVSITLPDGPALALTMDGPYDRLSAFHYALSAELQTRGYKPVAPSIEEYIVGPLETRDAQEFKTRIIYPYTK, encoded by the coding sequence ATGGTTTTTACCTTCGCCACCCACCAAAGAAATATCCGAATGCTAAGCTACCGTTCGCTGATTGCAGGCCTGGTTCTGCTCACCCTTATTCTTGGTGCCTGCAAGCAGGAAGGCACCGTCGTATCCGAAGAAGTTAAAGTAGAAGGCGGTGACACGACCGCCCAAAGCCTGAGCCTGGACTTCACGGAAATCGAGCTAAAGGATGCGACCTACCTCGTGTTCCGGCAGGAGTTGTCACTGCAGGACGTGCCCGGATTCCTGGCCATTGAGGCGGATTCCCTGAATAACAAGGCCAACCGCGGTGGCGTGAAGGCAGCCGGACCGATGACCAGCCTTTTCTACGTGTGGGAACCCGAAACGGGAACGGCGGATGCAGCCGTAGCTCTCCCGGTGGAGAAGGGCACCAAACTGTCTCCATATGTTTCCATCACGTTGCCGGACGGCCCGGCCCTGGCGCTAACGATGGACGGCCCCTATGACCGGCTATCCGCCTTTCACTACGCCCTGAGTGCTGAATTGCAGACCCGCGGTTATAAGCCGGTGGCGCCCAGCATCGAGGAATACATTGTAGGCCCGCTCGAAACGCGCGACGCGCAGGAGTTCAAGACCCGCATCATTTACCCCTACACCAAGTAG
- a CDS encoding PorP/SprF family type IX secretion system membrane protein has protein sequence MQLSSKFFKLAFCFGLLLSSCWALAQDARFANLGATPQLTNPALTGVISGQLRATANYRELYTALPGAEGYRSYAAGVELRRPAGNGNYFGLGAQLQRDNAPSSDFNRTQGFIGGSYQQQIGGNLRRGLGQYLSAGAQVGFGQRGFDLNKVWFSNQYFVDNNSREAYIDRTLPSGEGIAGVGNGTYLDVNVGLSYFGTFGDRLAAYAGVGAYHLNAPNVSPLPAGRDDLDQRYVFHGGGELPLGNGYPSLLPAARVMVQGPSLDVLLGSHVRYTQRDWREVALRAGLWLQGSNQSGDNLKLNAIIVSFGLETERVQFAVNYDISVGDLNTITNSRGGWELSAIYQQPADYRGKVVCPKF, from the coding sequence ATGCAGTTATCTTCCAAGTTTTTCAAGCTGGCTTTTTGTTTCGGACTCCTACTGAGTAGTTGCTGGGCGCTGGCGCAGGATGCCAGGTTTGCGAACCTAGGCGCCACCCCGCAGCTTACGAACCCAGCGTTGACCGGGGTAATTTCCGGCCAACTCAGGGCGACGGCTAATTACCGAGAGTTGTACACCGCACTGCCGGGCGCGGAGGGTTACCGCAGTTACGCGGCCGGCGTCGAACTTCGCAGACCCGCCGGCAACGGGAATTACTTCGGCCTGGGAGCACAACTGCAACGGGATAACGCCCCTTCCAGTGACTTCAACCGCACCCAAGGCTTTATCGGTGGCAGCTATCAGCAACAAATTGGCGGCAATCTTCGCCGTGGATTAGGCCAGTACCTCTCCGCCGGCGCGCAGGTAGGTTTCGGCCAACGGGGGTTCGACCTGAATAAAGTGTGGTTCTCTAACCAGTACTTCGTCGATAACAACTCTCGGGAAGCTTACATCGACCGTACGCTCCCGAGTGGGGAAGGCATTGCCGGCGTCGGGAATGGTACCTACTTGGATGTCAACGTGGGTCTGAGCTACTTCGGCACCTTCGGGGATCGTTTGGCGGCTTACGCCGGAGTTGGTGCCTACCACCTTAACGCACCCAACGTTAGCCCCCTACCCGCAGGGCGGGATGACCTTGACCAGCGGTACGTCTTCCACGGTGGCGGCGAATTGCCATTAGGAAATGGTTACCCCAGCCTATTGCCGGCCGCTAGGGTGATGGTGCAAGGCCCATCGCTTGATGTCTTGTTAGGTAGCCACGTCCGGTACACGCAACGCGACTGGCGGGAGGTGGCCCTCCGCGCCGGGCTCTGGTTGCAGGGCAGTAACCAATCGGGAGACAATCTCAAACTCAATGCAATCATCGTTTCCTTCGGCCTTGAAACGGAACGGGTCCAATTCGCCGTCAATTACGACATCAGCGTTGGGGACCTGAATACCATCACCAACAGCCGTGGTGGGTGGGAACTGAGTGCGATTTATCAACAACCGGCGGATTACCGGGGAAAGGTGGTCTGCCCTAAGTTCTAG